One stretch of Thermococcus sp. MAR1 DNA includes these proteins:
- a CDS encoding S16 family serine protease yields the protein MKRALVPLLIITLLLPFASFATAECPSEGHTVVLKAPAVSRTADGQLIGVATDFVITVAPGTGHVYVETWPLAEVDMQASARLAAQIAGKVLGVNMSKYDVFIQIKADSPIIGGPSAGGTMTVGIIAALEGWKVNPKVMMTGMINPDGTIGPVGGILEKASAAHDVGAQLFLIPQGQRIQYVQETQKKEIGGIVEINTQTKKVDVVDYAKERWGLTVIEIRDIYDAVYYFTGHRIPRPEAPAYVKIDTSFLKDDALKDYDNTTAYYQSTLERLKKSDVNYATYTTLLEALNEAKAILNQSKQSLDDGMYYTTMSKDFQARIIIRHVNWYLGVKSEEDVQRILRTAGSEINASEKRVSNITIRGTTMLQAIAAAEERVEQAKGLLDEAWKYYYNGDYWDAIGKAAYAYERAKTAVFWASLGERFATGDVIGKDVVKTTARDYIDESNLIVTYIESMYGTVGGDLSQSIQQAEQYYEDGKYSAALFTAMEARVRAQVFLDTLGIDNQTVLKDKLAGMKEGAKVAIALAQNKGITPVLAIAYYEFAESYEKSAEENGSMEDLQTAMIFYQYARETANLFLSKPSQTTIQTNTTATDIPQIVIPTPSPAETSTSTPTSPERIPETAIILIAVGSFLVGAAIGKKL from the coding sequence ATGAAAAGGGCACTTGTACCACTGCTGATAATCACGCTTCTGCTCCCGTTTGCATCCTTTGCCACCGCTGAATGCCCCAGCGAAGGCCACACGGTAGTGCTGAAGGCACCGGCAGTTTCCAGGACTGCGGACGGTCAGCTCATAGGTGTTGCCACAGACTTTGTAATCACCGTCGCGCCGGGAACAGGTCACGTTTACGTCGAGACGTGGCCTCTAGCTGAAGTGGATATGCAGGCGAGTGCCAGATTGGCCGCACAGATAGCGGGCAAAGTCCTCGGGGTGAATATGAGCAAGTACGATGTTTTTATCCAGATCAAGGCGGACTCACCAATCATAGGCGGCCCCTCCGCGGGAGGGACCATGACCGTCGGGATTATCGCGGCCCTTGAGGGGTGGAAGGTCAACCCAAAGGTAATGATGACAGGGATGATAAACCCGGACGGCACCATAGGGCCCGTCGGGGGAATCTTGGAGAAGGCCTCCGCAGCCCACGACGTCGGGGCGCAGCTCTTTCTGATCCCCCAGGGACAGCGCATTCAGTACGTTCAGGAGACCCAGAAAAAGGAGATTGGCGGCATAGTGGAAATAAACACTCAGACGAAGAAGGTTGACGTCGTTGACTACGCCAAGGAGCGCTGGGGTTTAACAGTCATTGAAATCAGGGACATATACGACGCCGTCTATTACTTCACAGGGCACAGGATACCCCGCCCCGAGGCGCCCGCGTACGTAAAGATAGACACTTCCTTCCTCAAAGACGACGCCCTGAAGGACTACGACAACACCACCGCATACTATCAGTCAACGCTGGAGAGGCTCAAAAAGAGCGACGTCAACTACGCCACATACACGACCCTCCTAGAGGCCCTAAACGAGGCAAAAGCCATCCTCAACCAGTCGAAGCAGAGCCTCGACGACGGGATGTACTACACAACGATGAGCAAGGACTTCCAGGCAAGAATAATAATAAGGCACGTGAACTGGTACCTGGGCGTGAAGTCGGAGGAGGACGTCCAGAGAATCCTTAGGACGGCTGGCTCGGAGATAAACGCCTCTGAGAAGAGGGTGTCCAACATCACGATACGGGGCACGACGATGCTCCAGGCAATAGCCGCCGCCGAGGAGAGGGTGGAGCAGGCCAAGGGCCTCCTCGATGAGGCCTGGAAGTACTACTACAACGGTGACTACTGGGACGCAATAGGTAAAGCCGCCTACGCCTACGAGAGGGCAAAGACAGCGGTCTTCTGGGCGAGTCTCGGCGAGAGGTTCGCGACCGGCGATGTGATAGGCAAAGACGTGGTCAAGACCACAGCGAGGGACTATATAGATGAGTCCAACCTCATAGTGACCTACATAGAATCGATGTACGGCACCGTTGGGGGCGACCTGAGTCAGAGCATCCAGCAGGCGGAGCAGTACTACGAGGACGGCAAGTACTCCGCGGCGCTCTTCACCGCGATGGAGGCGCGCGTGAGGGCTCAGGTCTTCCTCGATACGCTGGGAATAGACAACCAGACTGTCCTCAAGGATAAGCTGGCGGGAATGAAGGAAGGGGCAAAGGTGGCCATTGCGCTGGCCCAGAACAAGGGCATAACGCCCGTGCTGGCCATAGCATACTACGAGTTCGCCGAGAGCTACGAGAAGAGCGCCGAGGAGAACGGCAGCATGGAGGACCTCCAGACGGCCATGATATTCTACCAGTACGCCAGGGAAACCGCCAACCTGTTCCTCAGCAAGCCGAGCCAGACGACGATTCAAACGAACACCACCGCAACGGACATACCCCAGATAGTCATCCCCACACCCTCACCCGCCGAGACTTCGACGAGCACTCCCACTTCCCCGGAGAGAATCCCCGAGACGGCGATAATCCTGATAGCCGTCGGTTCGTTCCTCGTGGGTGCGGCGATCGGCAAAAAGCTCTAA
- a CDS encoding universal stress protein, with the protein MAMDIFNKLIARKFRNIAGERYEEIAKRYREFLLLPEEFVLPEIHSILLPVDRFSGEIREELYETLSAYPGASVTVVYISEKRTLSLIEQTLGRDEAEKLRKAKIEFAERLAREIASRLEEHGLRVERRHFIGNKSDDVVRMMVEGNFDLLVISRSYGSEVTRTSPISPLVLKIVQHVERPTIVY; encoded by the coding sequence ATGGCAATGGACATCTTCAATAAGCTCATCGCTAGGAAGTTCAGGAACATCGCCGGTGAGAGGTACGAGGAGATAGCCAAGCGTTACCGGGAATTTCTCTTGCTCCCCGAGGAGTTTGTTCTCCCGGAGATACACTCCATACTCCTCCCGGTGGACAGGTTCTCGGGGGAGATACGGGAGGAACTCTACGAGACACTGAGCGCTTATCCCGGTGCCTCCGTTACTGTCGTGTACATATCCGAGAAAAGAACCCTCTCCCTCATAGAGCAGACCCTCGGCAGGGACGAGGCCGAAAAGCTCAGGAAGGCGAAGATAGAGTTCGCGGAACGGCTCGCCAGGGAGATAGCCTCCCGACTGGAGGAGCATGGGCTTCGGGTTGAGAGGAGGCACTTCATCGGGAACAAAAGCGATGACGTCGTGCGGATGATGGTTGAAGGAAACTTCGATCTCCTCGTCATTTCCAGGAGCTACGGCTCTGAGGTCACGAGAACGTCTCCGATAAGCCCCTTGGTCCTCAAGATAGTCCAGCACGTGGAAAGGCCAACCATAGTGTATTAG
- a CDS encoding SLC13 family permease — translation MVLNEQVAIAVTVFVFIYALIISERVHRTVAALFGASIVLFVGVVPWEKMSEYLDLGTLFLLIGMMMIVNTAKESGLFEFIAIKTAKFAKGSPMKVLILFSIVTALVSSVLDNVTTVLLLTPMLLYITRLMDVNPVPYLLAEIFASNIGGTATLIGDPPNIMIGSAAGLSFTEFLLNMGPIAAIDLLITLGIIYLVYRDAMKITPAKMERIQSTIQMLREDEAIRDWALFKKSVVVIVAVVLLFFVHDRLGLPPAVVALSGASFLLLWSRMEPTEVLEKIEWTAIFFFMGLFIIVGSLVETGVIDDVARWLLGYVHTTGQAIVMVTWFSAIASAIVDNIPLTAAMIPLIKSMSVSMDVYPLWWALSLGACLGGNGTAIGASANIVVLGIAARERLNITFMDFLKVGLVIMLSTVGMGMIIIWIRYVGV, via the coding sequence ATGGTACTGAACGAGCAGGTGGCAATCGCGGTTACAGTGTTCGTATTTATCTACGCCCTGATAATCAGCGAAAGGGTTCACAGGACGGTCGCTGCTCTCTTTGGCGCTTCTATAGTCCTCTTCGTTGGTGTGGTCCCGTGGGAGAAGATGTCCGAGTATCTCGACCTCGGGACGCTGTTCCTCCTGATAGGGATGATGATGATAGTCAACACCGCCAAGGAGAGTGGCCTCTTCGAGTTCATAGCGATAAAGACTGCAAAATTTGCCAAGGGAAGTCCCATGAAGGTCCTCATACTGTTCTCAATAGTGACTGCTCTGGTGAGCTCGGTTCTTGACAACGTTACAACGGTTCTCCTTCTGACACCGATGCTCCTCTACATAACCCGCCTTATGGACGTTAATCCTGTTCCCTACCTCTTGGCCGAGATATTCGCCTCAAACATCGGCGGAACTGCAACGCTGATAGGCGACCCCCCCAACATAATGATAGGCTCTGCCGCTGGACTGAGCTTCACCGAGTTCCTCCTGAACATGGGGCCCATAGCGGCCATAGACCTCCTCATAACCCTCGGTATAATATATCTTGTCTACAGAGATGCAATGAAGATAACCCCCGCAAAGATGGAGAGGATTCAGTCCACCATTCAGATGCTAAGGGAGGACGAGGCCATAAGAGACTGGGCGCTCTTCAAAAAGTCCGTGGTCGTTATAGTCGCGGTTGTTCTGCTGTTCTTCGTCCATGACAGGCTCGGCCTCCCCCCGGCGGTCGTGGCCCTCAGCGGTGCTTCCTTCCTTCTCCTCTGGAGCAGGATGGAGCCCACGGAAGTCCTCGAAAAGATAGAGTGGACGGCGATATTCTTCTTCATGGGGCTCTTCATAATCGTCGGTTCCCTCGTGGAGACCGGGGTGATAGACGACGTTGCGCGCTGGCTTCTCGGCTACGTCCACACGACGGGACAGGCCATAGTGATGGTCACGTGGTTCTCGGCCATAGCCTCGGCCATAGTGGACAACATACCCCTGACTGCGGCAATGATACCCCTGATAAAATCCATGAGCGTCTCTATGGACGTCTATCCCCTCTGGTGGGCGCTCTCTCTTGGAGCCTGTCTCGGTGGAAACGGAACCGCGATAGGAGCGAGCGCCAACATCGTTGTCCTCGGTATAGCGGCCAGGGAGAGGCTCAACATAACCTTCATGGACTTCCTCAAGGTGGGCCTCGTGATAATGCTCAGCACGGTTGGAATGGGTATGATTATCATATGGATAAGGTACGTAGGGGTGTGA
- a CDS encoding universal stress protein encodes MRILVLVDGSKWSQKAALHAIAIAKRRGGKLILFSVLDRREAKALAFNMGMLSQDLTNVQKFEEEIWREMKKSIRDIMTNLLELCHQEGVNCSIRIVEGSAKDTILEEANSGKYGLVVMGAYGRSGKTRIGSLLEEVVGLIEPPVMVVR; translated from the coding sequence ATGAGGATACTCGTGCTCGTTGACGGCTCCAAGTGGAGCCAGAAGGCTGCCCTTCACGCGATAGCCATCGCCAAAAGGAGGGGAGGTAAGCTCATCCTGTTCTCCGTTCTTGACAGGAGGGAGGCGAAGGCCCTAGCCTTCAACATGGGGATGCTCAGCCAGGACCTCACGAACGTTCAAAAGTTCGAGGAGGAGATATGGCGCGAGATGAAGAAGAGCATACGCGACATAATGACGAACCTCCTTGAGCTCTGCCACCAGGAGGGCGTGAACTGTTCGATAAGGATCGTGGAGGGCTCGGCCAAGGACACCATACTTGAGGAGGCCAACTCCGGAAAGTATGGGCTTGTTGTCATGGGGGCCTATGGGAGGAGTGGAAAAACGAGGATAGGAAGCCTCCTTGAGGAGGTCGTTGGCTTGATAGAGCCTCCGGTGATGGTGGTTCGCTAG
- a CDS encoding metalloregulator ArsR/SmtB family transcription factor: MERRSEILHQIQSKPGITFRELARELGIGIGDLQYHLYRLEKEGKVFSRKLGKRRYIFPSGFEKDCQRLLIAISTETRRRILLTLMEGPLTQSEIAKRLGLSQPTVSYHMSELLKLGIVDARKEGKSVTYTLSYDPMIIARVIKEYRPSLWEKLADNLIDLLTSVGDEE; this comes from the coding sequence ATGGAGAGGCGTAGTGAGATACTCCACCAAATCCAGAGCAAACCGGGGATAACCTTCCGGGAGCTGGCTAGGGAGCTTGGAATAGGAATAGGCGACCTGCAGTATCACCTCTACCGGCTGGAGAAAGAGGGGAAGGTGTTTTCAAGGAAGCTCGGAAAGAGACGCTACATCTTTCCCTCAGGCTTCGAAAAGGACTGTCAGAGGTTGCTGATAGCCATCTCGACGGAGACCCGAAGGAGAATCCTCCTGACCCTCATGGAAGGCCCCCTGACCCAGAGCGAGATAGCCAAGAGGCTTGGTCTCAGCCAACCAACTGTGAGCTACCACATGAGTGAACTCCTCAAGCTCGGCATCGTGGATGCCCGAAAAGAGGGGAAGAGCGTGACGTACACCCTCTCCTACGACCCGATGATAATAGCGCGCGTTATAAAGGAGTACAGGCCCAGTCTTTGGGAGAAGCTGGCGGACAACCTGATTGACCTGCTCACCAGCGTGGGTGATGAGGAATGA